DNA from Deltaproteobacteria bacterium:
TGTTGCGCTGATTCCCGGAACTGCACTTCCCCGGGTACTGTTGAGGATGCCCGAAAGCGGGGCCGGGTTCCTTGACGTCGATCAAGGGGACCCGGCCCCGGGGATTCCGTGCCGTTCGCCGTCTTAAGATGCCGGCGACTTCGCCGGCCGCAACGTGAAGAGGTCCACGACGGTGGTGAGCAGCCCCGCAAGGAAGAAGAAGCCCGCGGTCATGGTGACTCCCATCCAGAGCCGCATGTACCCCTGGGCGACCATGTACCCCATGCCGAGCACCCGCTCGATGTAGCTTTGCAGCACCCCCGCCACGCCGAAGGTCAGC
Protein-coding regions in this window:
- a CDS encoding nitric-oxide reductase, translating into LTFGVAGVLQSYIERVLGMGYMVAQGYMRLWMGVTMTAGFFFLAGLLTTVVDLFTLRPAKSPAS